Proteins from a single region of Bdellovibrio svalbardensis:
- a CDS encoding amino acid ABC transporter ATP-binding protein, with amino-acid sequence MIRVEKLNKYFGKKQVLKDVSCEIKDNEVICIIGPSGSGKSTFLRCLNALEKAQEGVIEVDTFQVHDPKANLNELRSHVGMVFQRFNLFPHMTALENICLAPEIVKGQSKAEVEVKAKELLKRVGLEDKAGSYPNELSGGQQQRVAIARALAMDPHVILFDEPTSALDPEMVGEVLEVIKSLAHSGRTMVVVTHEMGFARQVSDRVFFMDQGQIVEVGSPSQIFDHPKTDRTKSFLSKIL; translated from the coding sequence ATGATTCGCGTAGAAAAACTCAATAAGTACTTTGGCAAGAAGCAAGTTTTGAAAGATGTCTCTTGTGAGATCAAAGACAATGAGGTGATTTGCATCATTGGTCCTTCGGGATCTGGGAAAAGTACTTTCTTGCGTTGTCTCAACGCGCTTGAAAAAGCGCAAGAAGGTGTGATTGAGGTGGATACCTTTCAAGTTCACGATCCGAAGGCGAATCTGAACGAGCTTCGCTCGCATGTGGGCATGGTCTTTCAAAGATTCAATTTATTTCCTCATATGACGGCGCTCGAAAACATCTGCCTTGCTCCTGAAATCGTGAAAGGTCAAAGTAAGGCAGAGGTTGAGGTGAAAGCCAAAGAGCTGTTGAAGCGCGTAGGTCTTGAAGATAAAGCCGGTTCCTATCCCAATGAACTTTCCGGGGGGCAACAACAAAGAGTGGCAATTGCCAGAGCTTTGGCGATGGATCCCCACGTGATTCTTTTTGATGAACCAACATCGGCCTTGGATCCAGAAATGGTCGGCGAAGTGTTGGAAGTGATCAAGTCCCTGGCTCATAGTGGGCGCACCATGGTGGTGGTGACGCATGAGATGGGTTTTGCCCGACAGGTGAGCGATCGGGTGTTCTTTATGGATCAAGGGCAGATCGTTGAGGTAGGATCTCCATCACAAATATTTGATCATCCCAAAACAGACAGAACGAAGTCTTTCTTGAGTAAAATTCTTTAG
- a CDS encoding M48 family metalloprotease, with protein sequence MRHFLFLAILALSSQSHALMNIDQCVDSNQYNVIYQSNFQIMQAGEGRIINGAPVILVNPQLMQNNSPGVNQFILAHECAHHRLGHIVSLTFNNYYPPTFEFDADCLAIKEMRNQNLLNQQIVSQIYQMIGGLMEDASHPAGPRRVQYIQQCLNQP encoded by the coding sequence ATGCGGCACTTTCTTTTTTTGGCGATTCTTGCACTTAGCAGTCAGTCTCATGCTTTGATGAATATCGACCAATGTGTCGACTCCAACCAATACAACGTTATCTACCAATCTAACTTTCAAATCATGCAAGCTGGCGAAGGCAGAATCATCAATGGCGCCCCAGTCATATTAGTGAACCCACAATTGATGCAAAACAACTCTCCCGGAGTGAATCAATTTATCTTGGCCCACGAATGCGCGCACCATCGCCTGGGACATATCGTGTCTTTGACTTTCAATAACTACTATCCACCCACTTTTGAATTCGATGCGGACTGCCTGGCGATCAAAGAAATGCGCAATCAGAACCTATTGAACCAGCAGATCGTTTCTCAAATTTATCAAATGATTGGAGGCTTGATGGAAGACGCCAGTCATCCAGCAGGCCCGCGCCGGGTTCAATACATTCAACAGTGCCTCAATCAGCCGTAA
- a CDS encoding ATP-binding protein produces MKIQSLIREQDRLVPVEVEINFTAGLPQIQFLGLPDQGIKESIHRIKSAIRSQGFEFPKAQQVLVNLRPNHLKKSSRGLELAVAMGILWESAQVEKPSVESVCIYGELGLLGEVFEPEDLTADFDPEEETMIWTGQSRGGPAVFARAVMHTLQDIQEPTYISALPREYEVERPQTGLSLDFPERQAELLSLTALGEHSLLLAGPAGSGKSTIAKTLSSLLRAPTQDEMHVIARNNRDSKEAQLRWRPVVHPHHSTSPLGLIGGGVPPFKGEVTRAHKGVLILDELLEFHPRAQESLREPMEESCIRIRRGRFMEEYPAETLVIATTNLCPCGDWVPGARIVCGRSLKKCQSYSERLSGPLVDRFQMTFFTHKKEGGKKMKGSEILQRIEDARNFRKQLAEKDLRFKKVAGFWRFEELTTDLPSFYMRELFPQELSSRRRELATLRVARSIADLDGSEKLQPQHIESALKLSYHPFEALKRLGC; encoded by the coding sequence ATGAAAATTCAATCCCTCATTCGTGAACAAGATCGTTTGGTCCCCGTGGAAGTTGAAATCAATTTCACTGCGGGCCTGCCACAAATTCAATTCCTAGGCCTTCCAGATCAAGGCATTAAAGAAAGTATTCACAGAATTAAAAGTGCAATTCGCTCGCAAGGTTTTGAGTTTCCCAAAGCTCAACAAGTCCTGGTGAATTTGCGCCCGAATCATCTCAAGAAAAGTTCTCGCGGTTTGGAGTTGGCTGTGGCCATGGGGATTTTGTGGGAATCAGCACAAGTTGAAAAACCTTCTGTAGAGTCTGTGTGCATCTATGGGGAGTTGGGATTACTCGGAGAAGTCTTTGAACCCGAAGATCTCACCGCAGATTTTGATCCGGAAGAAGAAACCATGATTTGGACTGGGCAAAGCCGGGGCGGTCCCGCCGTGTTTGCTCGTGCAGTCATGCACACCTTACAAGATATTCAAGAGCCCACTTATATTTCAGCTTTACCAAGAGAGTATGAAGTCGAAAGACCTCAGACGGGGTTGAGCTTGGATTTTCCGGAACGGCAGGCGGAACTTCTAAGTTTGACCGCTCTTGGGGAGCACTCACTGTTGCTGGCAGGACCTGCGGGGTCAGGTAAGAGCACTATTGCGAAAACTCTGTCCTCACTTTTGCGTGCACCCACTCAAGATGAAATGCATGTGATTGCTCGTAATAACCGGGACAGCAAAGAGGCACAACTTCGCTGGCGTCCCGTGGTGCACCCTCATCATTCGACCTCCCCCCTGGGGTTGATTGGTGGGGGTGTTCCCCCTTTTAAAGGGGAGGTCACTCGTGCCCATAAAGGTGTTTTGATTTTAGATGAACTTTTGGAATTCCATCCTCGCGCGCAGGAATCTTTGCGTGAGCCGATGGAGGAATCCTGTATCCGCATTCGCCGAGGCCGATTCATGGAAGAGTATCCCGCGGAAACTTTGGTGATCGCGACCACGAATCTGTGCCCCTGCGGAGATTGGGTGCCCGGTGCCCGCATTGTCTGTGGGCGCTCCCTGAAGAAGTGTCAGTCCTATTCAGAGCGCCTTTCCGGGCCCCTGGTGGATCGGTTCCAGATGACTTTCTTTACGCATAAGAAGGAAGGGGGAAAGAAAATGAAGGGAAGTGAAATTCTGCAAAGGATTGAGGACGCGAGAAACTTTCGCAAACAGTTGGCGGAAAAAGATCTGCGCTTCAAAAAGGTCGCTGGTTTCTGGCGTTTTGAGGAATTGACGACAGATTTGCCAAGTTTCTACATGCGCGAACTCTTTCCCCAAGAGCTGTCATCAAGGCGCCGTGAACTCGCAACGCTTCGTGTCGCAAGAAGCATTGCGGACTTAGATGGCTCTGAAAAGCTTCAGCCTCAACATATAGAGAGCGCTTTAAAGCTCAGCTATCATCCCTTTGAGGCGCTGAAAAGGCTGGGATGCTAA
- a CDS encoding AbrB/MazE/SpoVT family DNA-binding domain-containing protein yields MSKQAATSKASKKNQTTIPARVRRALRVAKGDTLLWTINGDEVSIRKISKLDIDWTKTSEMSLLEWNPQEESKDEEAGL; encoded by the coding sequence ATGTCAAAACAAGCTGCAACTTCCAAAGCCTCAAAGAAGAATCAAACAACAATTCCCGCCCGTGTTCGCAGAGCCCTGAGGGTCGCCAAGGGCGATACTCTTCTTTGGACCATCAATGGCGATGAAGTCTCCATTCGCAAAATTAGCAAATTGGATATCGACTGGACAAAGACATCTGAGATGTCTCTTCTTGAGTGGAACCCCCAAGAAGAAAGTAAAGACGAAGAAGCCGGTCTTTAG